Genomic DNA from Gemmatimonadota bacterium:
GCGAACGCCCGGTTTTCAGGCAGATGTTGGCATTTGCGGAGATCGCATTGAGGCCATTGGCGATTTGTCTCAGGTAGAGGCCGATACGGTTATCGATGCGATGGGACATATCGTTTGTCCCGGTTTTATCGATGTGCATGTTCATTCGGAAATTGCCCTGCTTACAGG
This window encodes:
- a CDS encoding D-aminoacylase, whose amino-acid sequence is MTFELLICNGTVIDGTGRTPGFQADVGICGDRIEAIGDLSQVEADTVIDAMGHIVCPGFIDVHVHSEIALLTG